The Canis aureus isolate CA01 chromosome 24, VMU_Caureus_v.1.0, whole genome shotgun sequence genome includes a window with the following:
- the LOC144295827 gene encoding uncharacterized protein LOC144295827, with the protein MQISMQIPAHVNRSWNQTASGRARRVRGDRHRVLPAASRNETQRGPAEKLASKTKSCDRLPRRAAAAAAPGAPPEGAEPGRAGTEAAPGAPRDLEGQARRVGSAGNQVQHALCSAHPVCSPKRMLEESDGSGGNMIGKAAIKKRRE; encoded by the exons ATGCAAATTAGTATGCAAATTCCCGCACACGTCAACCGCAGCTGGAACCAAACCGCCTCCGGCCGTGCCCGCCGAGTCAGAGGCGACCGACACCGGGTCCTCCCGGCTGCCTCGCGAAACGAGACCCAGCGGGGACCCGCGGAGAAACTTGCTTCCAAAACTAAGTCCTGCGACCGCCTGCCCCGTAGGGCCGCAGCTGCGGCGGCTCCGGGCGCGCCTCCCGAGGGCGCCGAGCCGGGACGGGCGGGAACGGAGGccgccccgggcgccccgcgCGACCTCGAAGGCCAGGCCCGGCGGGTCGGGAGCGCGGG gaaccaggtccagcATGCACTTTGCAGTGCACACCCTGTATGCTCACCCAAAAGGATGCTGGAGGAATCTGATGGATCTGGAGGGAATATGATTGGCAAAGCAGCcataaagaagagaagagaatga